DNA from Bradyrhizobium japonicum USDA 6:
GGTTGCCGCAGCTCACCATCCTGAACTGGTATGTGTGGCCGCTGTTCCCGATGTTCGTGATCTTCTACGTCTCGGCGCTGGCGGAAACCAACCGTCCGCCGTTCGATCTCGTCGAAGCTGAATCCGAGCTCGTCGCCGGCTTCATGGTCGAATACGGCTCGACGCCGTATCTCTTGTTCATGCTCGGCGAATACGTCGCGATCGTCACGATGTGCGCGATGGCCACGATCCTGTTCCTCGGAGGCTGGCTGCCGCCGGTGGACCTGCCGCCCTTCAACTGGGTGCCGGGGATCATCTGGTTCTCGCTCAAAGTGTTCTTCATGTTCTTCCTGTTCGCGATGGCAAAGGCGATCGTGCCGCGCTACCGCTACGACCAACTGATGCGCCTCGGCTGGAAGGTTTTCCTGCCGCTGTCGCTGGCGATGGTGGTCGTGGTGGCTGGCGTGCTGCATTTCGCCGGCATCGCGCCGAAGTGAGGCCGTCATGGGTATCAATGTCAACGCCACTGCACGCTCGCTCCTGCTGTCGGAATTCGTCTCGGCGTTCTTCCTCGCCATGCGCTATTTCTTCCAGCCGAAGCCGACGCTGAACTATCCCTTCGAGAAGGGCCCGATCTCGCCGCGCTTCCGCGGCGAGCATGCGCTGCGCCGCTATCCGAACGGCGAAGAGCGCTGCATCGCCTGCAAGCTGTGCGAAGCCATTTGCCCGGCGCAGGCCATCACCATCGAGGCCGGCCCGCGCCGCAACGACGGCACCCGCCGCACCGTGCGCTACGACATCGACATGGTGAAGTGCATCTATTGCGGCCTCTGCCAGGAGGCCTGTCCGGTCGACGCCATCGTCGAAGGTCCGAACTTCGAGTTCGCGACCGAGACCCGCGAGGAACTTTTCTATGACAAGGCCAAGCTGCTCGCCAATGGCGACCGCTGGGAACGCGAGATCGCGAAAGCGATCGAGCTCGACGCGCCGTACCGGTGAGATGAGAGCATGATCCTTCCCGCGCTGTTCTTCTATCTCTTCGCCGGCGTCTGCGTCGCCTCGGCGGTGATGGTGATTGTCTCGCGCAATCCCGTGCACTCCGTGCTGTACCTGATCCTGGCCTTCGTCAACGCCTCCGGCCTGTTCGTGCTGATGGGCGCCGAATTCCTCGCGATGATCCTGATCGTCGTCTATGTCGGCGCGGTCGCGGTGCTGTTCCTGTTCGTGATCATGATGCTCGACGTCGACTTCACCGAGCTGCGCGAGGGCTTCATCGAGTACCTGCCGGTCGGTCTCGTGATCGGCGGCATCTTCCTGTTCGAGCTGCTGCTCACCGTCGGCTTCTGGGTCATCAACCCCGGCGTCTCCAAGACGATCACGGCGGCGATTCCGACCAATGTCAGCAACACCGAGGCGCTCGGGCTCGTGCTCTATACGAAGTACATCCACTACTTCCAGCTTTCGGGCATGGTGCTGCTGGTCGCCATGATCGGCGCCATCGTGCTGACGCTGCGCCACAAGGCGAGCGTGAAGCGGCAGGACATCAACGTTCAGAACGCGCGCACGCCCGAGATGGCGATGGCGATGCGCAAGGTGGCGCCGGGGCAGGGGCTCTCGGATGCCGACGCGGCGGAGTGGGTGAAATGACGATCGGGCTCGGACATTATCTGGCGGTCGGCGCGATCCTGTTCACGCTCGGGATCCTCGGCATCTTCCTGAACCGGAAGAACATCATCGTCATCCTGATGTCGATCGAGCTGATCCTGCTCTCGGTCAACGTCAACCTCGTCGCGTTCTCGACCTTCCTCGGCGACATCGTCGGCCAGGTCTTCGCATTGCTGGTGCTGACCGTTGCGGCTGCGGAAGCCGCGATCGGTCTCGCCATCCTGGTGGTCTATTTCCGCAACCGCGGCTCGATCGCGGTTGAGGACGTCAATCTGATGAAGGGCTGAGCTCAGTCATGGTTCAGGCGATTGTCTTTCTGCCTCTGCTGGGCGCCATCCTTGCTGGCCTGATCGCGCTGTTCGGCGCGCATGCCCGCAACCCCTCGGGCGATGAGGTCGAGCATCACGGCGATCATGGCCACGGCGACGCGCACGCGTCGGCGGCCCATGACGACCATGGCCACGACGATCACGGTCATGATGACCACGACCATGGTCCGGTCGAGCCGCCGGCCGCGGGCTCGCGCGGCGCCGAGCTGATCACGACCGCCCTGCTGTTCGTCTCGGCGGCGCTGTCCTGGATGACGCTGGTCGATGTCGGCTTCATGCACCACGACATGCGCATTCCGCTGTTGCCCTGGATCCTCTCGGGCGACCTCCAGGTCTACTGGACGCTGCGGGTCGACACGCTCACCGCCGTGATGCTCGTGGTGGTGACGACCGTGTCCTCGCTCGTGCACCTCTATTCCATCGGCTACATGGACGAGGATCCGTATCGGCCGCGCTTCTTCGGCTATCTCTCGCTGTTCACCTTCGCCATGCTGATGCTGGTGACGGCCGACAACCTCGTGCAGCTGTTCTTCGGCTGGGAAGGCGTGGGTCTCGCCAGCTATCTCCTGATCGGCTTCTGGTACCAGAAGCCGTCGGCGAACGCGGCGGCGATCAAGGCCTTCGTGGTCAACCGCGTCGGCGATTTCGGCTTCGCGCTCGGCATTTTCGCGATCTTCATGCTGACGAGCTCGACCGATTTCGAGACCATCTTCCATGCGGCGCCGAGCCTGACGGGCAAGACCATCGACTTCCTCGGCTGGCACGCCGACGCGCTGACCCTGACCTGCCTCCTGCTGTTCATGGGCGCGATGGGCAAGTCGGCGCAGTTCCTGCTGCACACCTGGTTGCCGGACGCGATGGAAGGCCCGACCCCGGTCTCCGCGCTGATCCACGCCGCGACCATGGTCACCGCCGGCGTGTTCATGGTGGCGCGCCTGTCGCCGCTGTTCGAGCTCGCCCCGAACGCGCAGGCCGTCGTGATGTTCTTCGGCGCCACCACGGCGTTCTTCGCCGCGACGATCGGCCTCGTCCAGAACGACATCAAGCGCATCGTCGCCTACTCGACCTGTTCGCAGCTCGGCTACATGTTCGTGGCGATGGGAGCAGGGGCCTATTCGGTCGGCATGTTCCACCTGTTCACGCACGCCTTCTTCAAGGCGCTGCTGTTCTTGGGCTCCGGCTCGGTGATCTATGCGATGCACCACGAGCAGGACATCCGCAATATGGGCGGCCTCTGGCGCAAGATCCCCTACACTTATGCGGTGATGGTGATCGGCACGCTGGCGCTCACGGGCTTCCCGCTGACGGCGGGCTATTTCTCCAAGGATGCCATCATCGAGTCTGCCTACGCCTCGCATAATCCGTTCGCGATGTACGGCTTCCTGATGACGGTCGTCGCTGCCGGCCTGACCTCGTTCTACTCCTGGCGCCTGATCTTCAAGACCTTCCACGGCGAGCCCCATGACGAGCATCACTACGAGGCCGCGCACGAGGCTCCGCTCTGGATACTGATCCCGATCGGCGTTCTCGCGGTCGGCTCGATCGTCGCGGGCTTCCCGTTCAAGGAGCTGTTCGCCGGTCACGGCGTCGAGGAGTTCTTCCGCGAGTCCGTGAAGATGAACCCGCACATCATCGAGGAGATGCACCACATCCCCGAGACCATTGCCTTCCTGCCGACGGTGATGATGGTGTTGGGCTTCCTGGTGTCGTACCTGTTCTACATCCGCCGGCCGTATCTGCCGGTCGAGCTCGCGAACACCCAGCCGATGCTGTACCAGTTCCTGCTCAACAAATGGTATTTCGACGAGCTCTACGATCTCATCTTCGTCCGTCCGGCGAAGTGGATCGGCTATCAGCTCTGGAAGAAGGGTGATGGCTTCATCATCGACGGCTTCGGCCCCGACGGTATCTCGGCCCGCGTGCTGGACGTCACCCGCAACGTGGTGAAGATCCAGACCGGCTATCTCTATCACTACGCGTTCGCCATGCTGATCGGCGCCGCCGGCCTGATCACCTGGTTCATGTTCGGCTTTGGAGGCCAGTAAATGACAACCTGGCCAATCCTTTCGGTCACGACGTTCCTGCCGCTGGTTGGCGCGCTGATCGTCTATCTCAGCCGCGGCGATGACGAGGCGGCCCGGCGCAATGCGCGCTGGATCGCGCTGTGGACCACGCTGATCACCTTCGCGGTGTCGGTGATCCTGGTGATGCGCTTCGATCCGTCGAGCGCCGACTTCCAGTTCGTCGAGAAGGCGAACTGGCTCGCCACCGGCATCACCTACCACATGGGTGTCGACGGCATTTCGCTGCCCTTCGTGATCCTGACCACCGCCCTGATGCCGCTCTGCATCATGGCGAGCTGGAAGTCGGTCACGAGTCGGGTCCGCGAATACATGATTGCGTTCCTGATCCTGGAAACGTTTTTGGTCGGCACCTTCGCCGCGCTCGATCTCGTGCTGTTCTACCTGTTCTTCGAAGGCGGCCTGATCCCGATGTTCCTGATCATCGGCATCTGGGGCGGCCCGCGCCGGGTCTACGCGTCGTTCAAGTTCTTCCTCTACACGCTGCTTGGCTCGGTCCTGATGCTGCTCGCCATCATGGCGCTGTACTGGAACGGAAGCACCACCGACATCCCGACTTTGATGCACACCGCCGTACCGCGGTCGCTGCAGACCTGGGCGTGGCTTGCGTTCTTTGCGTCCTTCGCGGTGAAGATGCCGATGTGGCCGGTGCACACCTGGCTCCCCGACGCCCACGTCGAGGCGCCGACCGCTGGCTCGGTGGTCCTGGCCGCGATCCTCTTGAAGTTGGGCGGCTACGGCTTCCTGCGCTTCTCGCTGCCGATGTTCCCCCTGGCCTCGCACGACTTCGCCCCGCTGATCTTCACGCTCTCGGCCATCGCCATCATCTACACCTCGCTGGTCGCGCTGATGCAGGAGGACATGAAGAAGCTGATCGCGTACTCGTCAGTGGCGCATATGGGCTTCGTCACCATGGGCATCTTCGCCGGCACCATGCAGGGCGTCGCCGGCGGCGTGTTCCAGATGATCTCGCACGGCATCGTCTCCGGCGCGCTGTTCCTCTGCGTCGGCGTCGTCTACGACCGCCTGCACACCCGCGAGATCGCGGCCTATGGCGGCCTCGTCAACCGGATGCCGCTCTACGCGCTGACCTTCATGGTCTTCACCATGGCCAATGTCGGTCTGCCCGGTACCTCCGGCTTCGTCGGCGAGTTCATGACGCTGCTCGGCACCTTCAAGGTCTCGATCCCGACGGCGTTCTTCGCCACGACAGGCGTGATCCTGTCGGCGGGCTATGCGCTGTGGCTCTACCGCAAGGTCGTGTTCGGGGCGCTGGTCAAGCCGTCGCTGGCGAGCATGAAGGATCTCACTTTCCGCGAGTGCGTGACGCTGTTCCCGCTGATCGCGCTGACAATCCTGTTCGGCGTCTATCCGAAGCCGGTGCTCGACATGTCGGCCGTCTCGGTCCAGCAACTCGTCAACAATTACAACACCGCTGTGACGGCCGTGAAGGCCGCCGCACTGCTCCAGTGATCGGGCAGGTCAGGATATCGCCATGAGCTTTGAGACTGCAGGTTATCAACTGGCGCCGGTGCTGCCCGAGATTGTGCTCGCGGTCGGCGCGATGGCACTCTTGATGCTGGGGGCCTATCGCGGGCAGGGGACCACCAGGACCGTCACGACGCTTGCGGTCCTGCTGCTGGTCGTGGTCGGCGTGCTCGTCTACGCGCAGCCCGCTGGCAAGCACGTCACCTTCGGCGGCAGCTTCATCGTCGACGATTTTGCCCGCTTCATGAAGATCCTGGCCTTGATCGGCTCGGCGGTGACGCTGGTGCTGTCGACCGAGTTCCTGTCCGACCCGTCGCGCCGGATCTTCGAATACGCGATCCTGGTGCTGCTCTCGACGCTCGGCATGATGGTGCTGATCTCGGCCGGCGATTTGATCTCGCTCTATCTCGGCCTCGAGCTGATGTCGCTCGCGCTCTATGTCGTGGCAGCCTCGAACCGCGACAACGCCAAGTCGACCGAAGCGGGCCTGAAGTACTTCGTGCTCGGCGCGCTGTCGTCGGGCATGCTGCTGTACGGCTCCTCGCTGGTCTACGGCTTCACCGGCACGGTCAGCTTCACCGGCATCGCGGCAGCCGCGACGGTCTCGAATATCGGCCTGGTGTTCGGCCTCGTCTTCCTGCTCGCCGGCCTCTGCTTCAAGGTCTCGGCCGTGCCGTTCCACATGTGGACGCCCGACGTCTACGAGGGCGCTCCGACCCCGGTCACCGCCTTCTTCGCCTCGGCGCCGAAGGTGGCCGCGCTCGCCGTCTTCACCCGCGTCACGCTGACCGCGTTCCCCGGCATCGTCTCGCAGTGGCAGCAGATCCTGGTGTTCGTGGCGATCGCCTCGATGGCGCTCGGCTCTTTCGCCGCGATCGGCCAGACCAACATCAAGCGCCTGATGGCCTATTCTTCGATCGGCCACATGGGCTTCGCCCTGGTCGGCCTCGCCTCCGGCACGGTCGAAGGCGCGCAGGGCGTCCTGATGTACATCGTGATCTATGTGGCGATGACGCTCGGCTCGTTCTCGA
Protein-coding regions in this window:
- the nuoI gene encoding NADH-quinone oxidoreductase subunit NuoI encodes the protein MGINVNATARSLLLSEFVSAFFLAMRYFFQPKPTLNYPFEKGPISPRFRGEHALRRYPNGEERCIACKLCEAICPAQAITIEAGPRRNDGTRRTVRYDIDMVKCIYCGLCQEACPVDAIVEGPNFEFATETREELFYDKAKLLANGDRWEREIAKAIELDAPYR
- a CDS encoding NADH-quinone oxidoreductase subunit J; this encodes MILPALFFYLFAGVCVASAVMVIVSRNPVHSVLYLILAFVNASGLFVLMGAEFLAMILIVVYVGAVAVLFLFVIMMLDVDFTELREGFIEYLPVGLVIGGIFLFELLLTVGFWVINPGVSKTITAAIPTNVSNTEALGLVLYTKYIHYFQLSGMVLLVAMIGAIVLTLRHKASVKRQDINVQNARTPEMAMAMRKVAPGQGLSDADAAEWVK
- the nuoK gene encoding NADH-quinone oxidoreductase subunit NuoK; translated protein: MTIGLGHYLAVGAILFTLGILGIFLNRKNIIVILMSIELILLSVNVNLVAFSTFLGDIVGQVFALLVLTVAAAEAAIGLAILVVYFRNRGSIAVEDVNLMKG
- the nuoL gene encoding NADH-quinone oxidoreductase subunit L, producing the protein MVQAIVFLPLLGAILAGLIALFGAHARNPSGDEVEHHGDHGHGDAHASAAHDDHGHDDHGHDDHDHGPVEPPAAGSRGAELITTALLFVSAALSWMTLVDVGFMHHDMRIPLLPWILSGDLQVYWTLRVDTLTAVMLVVVTTVSSLVHLYSIGYMDEDPYRPRFFGYLSLFTFAMLMLVTADNLVQLFFGWEGVGLASYLLIGFWYQKPSANAAAIKAFVVNRVGDFGFALGIFAIFMLTSSTDFETIFHAAPSLTGKTIDFLGWHADALTLTCLLLFMGAMGKSAQFLLHTWLPDAMEGPTPVSALIHAATMVTAGVFMVARLSPLFELAPNAQAVVMFFGATTAFFAATIGLVQNDIKRIVAYSTCSQLGYMFVAMGAGAYSVGMFHLFTHAFFKALLFLGSGSVIYAMHHEQDIRNMGGLWRKIPYTYAVMVIGTLALTGFPLTAGYFSKDAIIESAYASHNPFAMYGFLMTVVAAGLTSFYSWRLIFKTFHGEPHDEHHYEAAHEAPLWILIPIGVLAVGSIVAGFPFKELFAGHGVEEFFRESVKMNPHIIEEMHHIPETIAFLPTVMMVLGFLVSYLFYIRRPYLPVELANTQPMLYQFLLNKWYFDELYDLIFVRPAKWIGYQLWKKGDGFIIDGFGPDGISARVLDVTRNVVKIQTGYLYHYAFAMLIGAAGLITWFMFGFGGQ
- a CDS encoding NADH-quinone oxidoreductase subunit M, which codes for MTTWPILSVTTFLPLVGALIVYLSRGDDEAARRNARWIALWTTLITFAVSVILVMRFDPSSADFQFVEKANWLATGITYHMGVDGISLPFVILTTALMPLCIMASWKSVTSRVREYMIAFLILETFLVGTFAALDLVLFYLFFEGGLIPMFLIIGIWGGPRRVYASFKFFLYTLLGSVLMLLAIMALYWNGSTTDIPTLMHTAVPRSLQTWAWLAFFASFAVKMPMWPVHTWLPDAHVEAPTAGSVVLAAILLKLGGYGFLRFSLPMFPLASHDFAPLIFTLSAIAIIYTSLVALMQEDMKKLIAYSSVAHMGFVTMGIFAGTMQGVAGGVFQMISHGIVSGALFLCVGVVYDRLHTREIAAYGGLVNRMPLYALTFMVFTMANVGLPGTSGFVGEFMTLLGTFKVSIPTAFFATTGVILSAGYALWLYRKVVFGALVKPSLASMKDLTFRECVTLFPLIALTILFGVYPKPVLDMSAVSVQQLVNNYNTAVTAVKAAALLQ
- the nuoN gene encoding NADH-quinone oxidoreductase subunit NuoN: MSFETAGYQLAPVLPEIVLAVGAMALLMLGAYRGQGTTRTVTTLAVLLLVVVGVLVYAQPAGKHVTFGGSFIVDDFARFMKILALIGSAVTLVLSTEFLSDPSRRIFEYAILVLLSTLGMMVLISAGDLISLYLGLELMSLALYVVAASNRDNAKSTEAGLKYFVLGALSSGMLLYGSSLVYGFTGTVSFTGIAAAATVSNIGLVFGLVFLLAGLCFKVSAVPFHMWTPDVYEGAPTPVTAFFASAPKVAALAVFTRVTLTAFPGIVSQWQQILVFVAIASMALGSFAAIGQTNIKRLMAYSSIGHMGFALVGLASGTVEGAQGVLMYIVIYVAMTLGSFSIILAMKRNGQAVEQISDFAGLSRTNPLLAFMFAMLLFSLAGIPPLAGFFAKWYVFVAAIKANLFTLAVIGVLTSVVGAYYYLSIVKTMYFDEPAGQVDPVRVEVKTVLAVAGLFNILFALFAGPVVSVASAAAKSLF